In the genome of Streptomyces pactum, one region contains:
- a CDS encoding DUF6986 family protein, translating into MGQQETVSTSLAGAVAEDIASSLAGVDAELARRYPGDPGTRQPVHTVYVPADAFSATTVREWGDQALAALDRHAPDAAALAAVLGIPDDLAGPVYDRVRAKLEREPVEDLRIDFEDGYGPRPDAEEDAAAARAARLVADACREGTAAPYTGIRMKCMEAAVRDRGIRTLDIFLTGLMEAGGLPEGLVLTLPKVTYPEQVTAMVRLCEEFEKARGLAPGRIGFEIQIETTQAVLGPDGRATVARMIDAAQGRATSLHYGTFDYSASCGVSAAHQSLDHPVADHAKAVMQVAAAGTGVRLSDGSTNVLPVGPTAQVHDAWRLHHALVRRSLARAYYQGWDMHPGHLPTRYAAVYAFYREGLERAAARLAAYVGRAGGDVMDEPATAKALSGYLLRGLDCGAVDPAETERLTGLTRSDLERLSGRPTAG; encoded by the coding sequence ATGGGTCAGCAGGAGACGGTGAGCACCAGCCTGGCGGGCGCCGTGGCCGAGGACATCGCGTCCTCCCTCGCTGGGGTCGACGCCGAACTGGCCCGGCGCTACCCCGGCGACCCCGGCACCCGGCAGCCCGTGCACACCGTCTACGTCCCGGCCGACGCCTTCTCCGCGACCACCGTGCGCGAGTGGGGCGACCAGGCCCTGGCGGCGCTGGACCGGCACGCCCCGGACGCCGCCGCGCTCGCCGCCGTCCTCGGCATCCCCGACGACCTCGCCGGCCCGGTGTACGACCGGGTCCGCGCCAAGCTGGAGCGCGAACCCGTCGAGGACCTGCGCATCGACTTCGAGGACGGGTACGGTCCCCGCCCCGACGCCGAGGAGGACGCCGCCGCCGCCCGTGCCGCCCGGCTGGTCGCCGACGCCTGCCGCGAGGGCACCGCCGCGCCGTACACCGGTATCCGCATGAAGTGCATGGAGGCGGCCGTCCGGGACCGCGGCATCCGCACCCTGGACATCTTCCTCACCGGACTGATGGAGGCCGGTGGGCTCCCCGAGGGGCTCGTGCTCACCCTGCCCAAGGTCACCTACCCCGAACAGGTGACCGCCATGGTCCGGCTCTGCGAGGAGTTCGAGAAGGCCCGCGGCCTGGCCCCGGGCCGTATCGGCTTCGAGATCCAGATCGAGACCACCCAGGCCGTTCTCGGCCCGGACGGCCGCGCCACCGTCGCCCGGATGATCGACGCCGCCCAGGGCCGCGCCACCTCGCTGCACTACGGCACCTTCGACTACAGCGCCTCCTGCGGGGTCAGCGCCGCCCACCAGTCCCTGGACCACCCCGTCGCCGACCACGCCAAGGCGGTGATGCAGGTCGCCGCGGCGGGCACCGGGGTGCGCCTGTCGGACGGCTCCACCAATGTGCTGCCGGTCGGTCCCACCGCTCAGGTGCACGACGCCTGGCGGCTCCACCACGCACTGGTCCGCCGCTCCCTGGCCCGCGCCTACTACCAGGGCTGGGACATGCACCCCGGCCACCTGCCCACCCGGTACGCCGCCGTCTACGCCTTCTACCGCGAGGGCCTGGAGCGGGCCGCCGCCCGGCTCGCCGCGTACGTCGGCCGGGCCGGCGGTGACGTGATGGACGAACCGGCCACCGCCAAGGCGCTCAGCGGCTACCTGCTGCGCGGCCTGGACTGCGGCGCGGTGGACCCGGCGGAGACCGAGCGGCTGACCGGTCTGACCCGGTCCGACCTGGAGCGGCTCAGCGGCCGGCCCACCGCCGGCTGA
- a CDS encoding electron transfer flavoprotein subunit alpha/FixB family protein, with protein MAEVLVYVDHVDGAVRKPTLELLTLARRIGDPVAVHLGAGADAAAGVLAEHGAVKVLTADAPEFADYLVVPKVDAVAAAYQAVSPVAVLFPSSAEGKEIAARLAVRIGSGLITDAVDLEAGDEGPVATQSVFAAAFTTRSTVTKGTPVITVKPNSAAVEAAPAAGAVEQLEVSFGELATGTKVVSRTPRESTGRPELTEAAIVVSGGRGVNGAENFPVIEALADSLGAAVGASRAAVDAGWYPHTAQVGQTGKSVSPQLYIAAGISGAIQHRAGMQTSKTIVAINKDAEAPIFELVDYGVVGDLFDVVPQLTEEVKARKG; from the coding sequence ATGGCTGAAGTCCTTGTCTACGTCGATCACGTGGACGGCGCCGTCCGCAAGCCCACCCTCGAACTGCTGACCCTGGCCCGCCGCATCGGCGACCCGGTCGCGGTCCACCTGGGCGCCGGTGCCGACGCCGCCGCCGGGGTGCTCGCCGAGCACGGCGCGGTGAAGGTGCTCACCGCCGACGCCCCGGAGTTCGCCGACTACCTGGTCGTGCCGAAGGTGGACGCGGTCGCCGCCGCGTACCAGGCCGTCTCCCCGGTCGCCGTCCTCTTCCCGTCCTCCGCCGAGGGCAAGGAGATCGCCGCCCGCCTCGCGGTCCGCATCGGCTCCGGTCTCATCACCGACGCCGTGGACCTGGAGGCCGGGGACGAGGGCCCGGTGGCGACCCAGTCGGTGTTCGCCGCCGCGTTCACCACCCGGTCCACCGTCACCAAGGGCACCCCGGTCATCACCGTCAAGCCCAACTCCGCCGCCGTGGAGGCCGCTCCGGCGGCCGGCGCGGTCGAGCAGCTGGAGGTCTCCTTCGGCGAGCTGGCCACCGGCACCAAGGTCGTCTCCCGCACGCCGCGCGAGTCCACCGGGCGCCCGGAGCTGACCGAGGCGGCGATCGTGGTCTCCGGTGGCCGTGGCGTCAACGGGGCCGAGAACTTCCCGGTCATCGAGGCCCTCGCCGACTCGCTCGGTGCGGCCGTCGGCGCCTCCCGTGCCGCGGTGGACGCCGGCTGGTACCCGCACACCGCCCAGGTCGGCCAGACCGGCAAGTCCGTCTCGCCGCAGCTCTACATCGCGGCGGGCATCTCCGGTGCCATCCAGCACCGGGCCGGCATGCAGACCTCGAAGACCATCGTGGCCATCAACAAGGACGCCGAGGCCCCGATCTTCGAGCTGGTGGACTACGGCGTGGTCGGTGACCTGTTCGACGTGGTCCCGCAGCTGACCGAGGAGGTCAAGGCCCGCAAGGGCTGA
- a CDS encoding DUF6421 family protein encodes MTEILAPEVAGADVLPTGRVVDHPAWPVLKAAVEEIRPWQSKDGSIDFEAENAPSRDTARAAVDRAASAVEELAPLLPHDAEYHTAVVADLRRWAEEGFGVPDFLDSLLAFQPARERVDGRQHLVVFPMYTQNGNPDRNFEAVVLRMVWPEWLAELERTRFDNPLFLGITFEDFTAGYDTNSAVLFPETIAVREAPERFSWGGIFCDREAARFRRVSEAAVAVLGIDLPEDIRRLLADQDRCQQAFVLWDMVHDRTHSHGDLPFDPFMIKQRQPFWMYGLEELRCDLTAFKEAVKLEAEGFAQARDVQYAVIFDRMFRFPVTGDRNRNYDGLGGQLLFAYLHKHDVVRWTDNTLRIDWDRAPQVTNQLCAEIEKLYRDGIDRPKLVHWLKAYELVSTYLAPHPGSVWAKGPEALDTSLPPRKLVDQVLPDEFPLSMFYEALAKKLRDVIASTKGITADSDIRAAA; translated from the coding sequence ATGACGGAAATTCTTGCGCCCGAGGTGGCAGGCGCCGATGTTCTGCCCACCGGGCGCGTGGTCGATCACCCGGCCTGGCCGGTGCTGAAGGCTGCCGTGGAGGAGATCCGGCCCTGGCAGTCCAAGGACGGCTCGATCGACTTCGAGGCGGAGAACGCTCCGTCGAGGGACACCGCGCGCGCCGCCGTGGACCGGGCCGCGTCGGCCGTCGAGGAGCTGGCGCCGCTGCTGCCGCACGACGCGGAGTACCACACCGCGGTCGTCGCCGACCTGCGCCGCTGGGCGGAGGAGGGCTTCGGCGTCCCCGACTTCCTCGACTCCCTGCTCGCCTTCCAGCCCGCCCGGGAGCGCGTGGACGGCCGCCAGCACCTGGTGGTCTTCCCCATGTACACCCAGAACGGCAACCCGGACCGGAACTTCGAGGCCGTGGTGCTGCGCATGGTGTGGCCGGAGTGGCTCGCGGAGCTGGAGCGCACCCGCTTCGACAACCCGCTGTTCCTCGGCATCACCTTCGAGGACTTCACGGCCGGCTACGACACCAACTCCGCGGTGCTCTTCCCGGAGACCATCGCGGTCCGCGAGGCCCCCGAGCGCTTCAGCTGGGGCGGCATCTTCTGCGACCGGGAGGCCGCCCGCTTCCGACGGGTGAGCGAGGCCGCCGTCGCGGTGCTCGGCATCGACCTGCCGGAGGACATCCGCCGGCTCCTCGCCGACCAGGACCGCTGCCAGCAGGCGTTCGTGCTCTGGGACATGGTGCACGACCGCACCCACAGCCACGGCGACCTGCCGTTCGACCCGTTCATGATCAAGCAGCGCCAGCCGTTCTGGATGTACGGCCTGGAGGAGCTGCGCTGCGACCTCACCGCCTTCAAGGAGGCCGTGAAGCTGGAGGCCGAGGGCTTCGCCCAGGCCCGGGACGTGCAGTACGCGGTGATCTTCGACCGGATGTTCCGCTTCCCGGTCACCGGCGACCGCAACCGCAACTACGACGGACTGGGCGGGCAGCTGCTCTTCGCCTACCTGCACAAGCACGACGTCGTACGCTGGACGGACAACACCCTGCGCATCGACTGGGACCGGGCCCCGCAGGTCACCAACCAGCTGTGCGCGGAGATCGAGAAGCTGTACCGCGACGGCATCGACCGGCCCAAGCTGGTCCACTGGCTGAAGGCCTACGAGCTGGTCTCCACCTACCTCGCCCCGCACCCCGGCTCGGTGTGGGCCAAGGGCCCCGAGGCGCTGGACACCTCGCTCCCCCCGCGGAAGCTGGTGGACCAGGTGCTCCCGGACGAGTTCCCGCTCAGCATGTTCTACGAGGCCCTGGCCAAGAAGCTGCGCGACGTGATCGCGTCCACCAAGGGCATCACGGCCGACAGCGACATCCGAGCCGCCGCGTGA
- a CDS encoding TlpA family protein disulfide reductase: MVGGSVPGGEGVRLDAAQLGAALGRRATLVQFSSAFCRPCAATRRVLAEVAAMVDGVTHVEIDAESRLELVRRLDIVRTPTVLVLDAGGTVVRRAAGQPRKADVIAALGAAVRPEPPHRP, encoded by the coding sequence GTGGTGGGCGGAAGCGTGCCCGGAGGTGAAGGGGTGCGGCTGGACGCCGCCCAGCTCGGGGCGGCCCTCGGCCGCCGGGCGACGCTGGTGCAGTTCTCCAGTGCCTTCTGCCGGCCCTGCGCGGCCACCCGCCGGGTGCTCGCCGAGGTGGCCGCGATGGTGGACGGCGTGACCCATGTCGAGATCGACGCGGAATCCCGGCTGGAACTCGTCCGCCGGTTGGACATCGTCCGCACCCCCACGGTGCTGGTGCTGGACGCCGGCGGCACGGTGGTGCGCCGGGCCGCCGGACAGCCGCGGAAGGCCGACGTGATCGCCGCGCTCGGTGCGGCGGTGCGGCCCGAACCGCCCCACCGGCCCTGA
- a CDS encoding VOC family protein — protein sequence MTTSWPAHLDVGAVRFARPTARYDEVLVFYRDILGLPVIGQWRGHAGYDGMLFGLPGTPVHMEITQHGDPPRIPEPHPENQLVLYLRGPEAVAEAVRTLAARGHHPVPAANPYWPERGAVVFADPDGWMVVLAPWVFGAEPPPAVD from the coding sequence ATGACGACCTCCTGGCCCGCCCATCTCGATGTCGGCGCGGTGCGCTTCGCCCGGCCGACCGCCCGCTACGACGAAGTCCTCGTCTTCTACCGCGACATCCTCGGCCTGCCGGTCATCGGCCAGTGGCGCGGCCACGCCGGATACGACGGGATGCTGTTCGGGCTGCCCGGGACGCCGGTGCACATGGAGATCACGCAGCACGGCGACCCGCCGCGCATCCCCGAGCCCCACCCGGAGAACCAGCTGGTGCTCTACCTGCGCGGGCCCGAGGCCGTCGCCGAGGCGGTGCGCACCCTCGCCGCACGCGGCCACCACCCGGTACCGGCGGCCAACCCGTACTGGCCCGAGCGGGGGGCGGTGGTCTTCGCCGACCCGGACGGCTGGATGGTGGTGCTGGCACCCTGGGTCTTCGGCGCGGAGCCCCCGCCGGCCGTGGACTGA
- a CDS encoding lysophospholipid acyltransferase family protein: protein MAELVYPPVIGIARTMFKALDLRFDIKGTENIPPRGGAVLASNHIGYLDFVFCGLTARPAKRLVRFMAKEAVFRHRVSGPLMRAMKHIPVDRAAGMDAYRHALKSLRSGEIVGVFPEATISESFTLKSFKSGAARLAQEAGVPLLPMALWGTQRLWTKGHKRDMGRNHFPITIRVGEPVEADPADHPDKVTDRLRSRVQELLEAAQRAYPVRPKGPDDTWWMPAHLGGTAPAPREAAALDRR, encoded by the coding sequence ATGGCTGAACTCGTCTATCCGCCGGTGATCGGCATCGCCCGCACCATGTTCAAGGCGCTGGACCTGCGCTTCGACATCAAGGGCACCGAGAACATACCGCCCCGGGGCGGGGCGGTCCTGGCGAGCAACCACATCGGATACCTCGACTTCGTCTTCTGCGGCCTGACCGCCCGCCCCGCCAAGCGGCTGGTGCGGTTCATGGCCAAGGAGGCGGTCTTCCGCCACCGGGTGTCCGGGCCCCTGATGCGGGCGATGAAGCACATCCCGGTGGACCGGGCCGCCGGGATGGACGCCTACCGGCACGCGCTGAAGTCGCTGCGCTCGGGCGAGATCGTGGGGGTCTTCCCGGAGGCGACCATCTCCGAGTCCTTCACCCTCAAGTCGTTCAAGTCCGGGGCGGCCCGGCTGGCGCAGGAGGCGGGCGTACCGCTGCTGCCGATGGCGCTGTGGGGGACCCAGCGGCTGTGGACCAAGGGCCACAAGCGGGACATGGGCCGCAACCACTTCCCGATCACCATCCGGGTGGGCGAGCCGGTGGAGGCCGACCCGGCCGACCACCCCGACAAGGTCACCGACCGGCTCCGGTCCCGGGTGCAGGAGCTGCTGGAGGCCGCGCAGCGCGCCTATCCGGTGCGCCCCAAGGGCCCGGACGACACCTGGTGGATGCCGGCGCACCTGGGCGGCACCGCGCCCGCCCCGCGGGAGGCCGCGGCGCTCGACCGCCGCTGA
- a CDS encoding electron transfer flavoprotein subunit beta/FixA family protein, translated as MSLRIVVCVKYVPDATGDRHFAEDLTVDRDDVDGLLSELDEYAVEQALQIADEADEAEITVLTVGPEDAKDALRKALSMGADKAVHVEDDDLHGTDVMGTSLVLAKAVEKIGYDLVICGMASTDGNMGVLPAILAERLGVPQVTLLSEVSVEDGRVTGRRDGDTASEQLEAALPAVVSVTDQSGEARYPSFKGIMAAKKKPVESWDLEDLEIDADAVGLEGAWTKVEDAKERPARTAGTIVKDEGEGGKQLAEFLAGQKFI; from the coding sequence GTGAGCTTGAGGATCGTTGTCTGTGTGAAGTACGTGCCCGACGCCACCGGCGACCGGCACTTCGCCGAGGACCTGACCGTCGATCGCGACGACGTGGACGGCCTGCTCTCGGAGCTCGACGAGTACGCGGTCGAGCAGGCGCTGCAGATCGCCGACGAGGCCGACGAGGCGGAGATCACCGTGCTCACCGTGGGCCCCGAGGACGCCAAGGACGCGCTCCGCAAGGCGCTGTCCATGGGCGCCGACAAGGCCGTCCACGTCGAGGACGACGACCTGCACGGCACCGACGTCATGGGCACCTCGCTGGTGCTCGCCAAGGCCGTCGAGAAGATCGGCTACGACCTGGTCATCTGCGGTATGGCCTCCACCGACGGCAACATGGGCGTGCTCCCGGCGATCCTGGCCGAGCGCCTGGGCGTGCCGCAGGTGACGCTGCTGTCGGAGGTCTCGGTCGAGGACGGCCGGGTGACCGGCCGCCGGGACGGCGACACCGCCAGCGAGCAGCTGGAGGCGGCGCTGCCGGCCGTGGTCTCGGTGACCGACCAGTCCGGCGAGGCCCGCTACCCCTCCTTCAAGGGCATCATGGCGGCCAAGAAGAAGCCGGTGGAGTCCTGGGACCTGGAGGACCTGGAGATCGACGCGGACGCGGTCGGTCTGGAGGGCGCCTGGACCAAGGTCGAGGACGCCAAGGAGCGCCCGGCCCGCACGGCCGGCACGATCGTCAAGGACGAGGGCGAGGGCGGCAAGCAGCTCGCCGAGTTCCTGGCGGGCCAGAAGTTCATCTGA
- a CDS encoding SDR family NAD(P)-dependent oxidoreductase, with the protein MTTPTSSPTPNEPGNGQGPLEGAVVAVAGAAGPAGRAALLRLAEAGATVVAADADPARLAEAVDAARYAHGGATVTGETVDLLDLDATRAWADRTEKEFGRIDGVVHLVGGWRGSKTFADTPLADWDTLHNLLIRTVQHTSLAFHDALQRSGNGRYVLISAAGASRPTAGNAAYAAAKAAAEAWTLALGDSFAKLGGDSGPQAAATILVIKALVHDAMRAERPNAKFAGFTDVKELAEAIAGVWDRPAQEVNGTRLWLTPKP; encoded by the coding sequence ATGACCACTCCGACGTCGAGCCCGACCCCCAACGAGCCCGGCAACGGGCAGGGGCCCCTGGAGGGCGCCGTGGTGGCCGTGGCCGGGGCCGCCGGTCCGGCCGGCCGCGCCGCGCTGCTGCGACTGGCCGAGGCCGGGGCGACCGTGGTCGCCGCCGACGCCGACCCCGCCCGGCTGGCCGAGGCCGTGGACGCCGCCCGGTACGCGCACGGCGGCGCCACCGTGACCGGCGAGACCGTGGACCTGCTGGACCTGGACGCCACCCGCGCCTGGGCCGACCGGACCGAGAAGGAGTTCGGCCGGATCGACGGCGTGGTGCACCTGGTGGGCGGCTGGCGCGGCTCCAAGACCTTCGCCGACACCCCGCTCGCCGACTGGGACACCCTGCACAACCTGCTGATCCGGACCGTTCAGCACACCTCGCTCGCCTTCCACGACGCCCTGCAGCGCAGCGGCAACGGCCGCTACGTCCTGATCAGCGCCGCCGGAGCCTCCCGGCCCACCGCAGGGAACGCCGCCTACGCCGCCGCCAAGGCCGCGGCCGAGGCGTGGACCCTGGCGCTGGGGGACTCCTTCGCCAAGCTCGGGGGCGACAGCGGACCGCAGGCCGCGGCTACCATCCTGGTCATCAAGGCGCTGGTGCACGACGCCATGCGCGCGGAGCGCCCGAATGCCAAGTTCGCGGGCTTCACGGACGTCAAGGAGCTGGCCGAGGCCATCGCCGGAGTCTGGGACCGGCCCGCCCAGGAAGTGAACGGAACCCGTCTGTGGCTGACCCCAAAGCCGTGA
- a CDS encoding threonine aldolase family protein, with translation MADPKAVKAGHTDARRRHDPALRGFASDNYAGAHPEILAALALANEGHQVAYGEDDYTAHLQDVVRGHFGPYAQAFPVFNGTGANVVALQALTDRWGAVICASSAHINVDECGAPERVGGLKLLTIPTEDGKLTPELIEREAWGWDDEHRAMPQVVSITQTTELGTCYTPEEIRAICEHAHERGMKVHLDGARIANAAATLDVPMRAFTNVAGVDVLSYGGTKNGMLFGEAVVVLNPDAVRAMKHLRKLSMQLASKMRFVSVQLEALLAKDLWLRNARHANTMAKRLAAGVRAIDGVEVKYPVQSNAVFATLPHDVAERLQKRYRFYFWDEQAGLVRWMCAFDTTPDDVDAFTEAIAEEMGRR, from the coding sequence GTGGCTGACCCCAAAGCCGTGAAGGCCGGGCACACCGATGCCCGCCGCCGACACGACCCCGCACTGCGCGGCTTCGCCAGTGACAACTACGCCGGGGCCCACCCGGAGATCCTCGCGGCGCTCGCCCTGGCCAACGAGGGGCACCAGGTGGCCTACGGCGAGGACGACTACACCGCCCACCTGCAGGACGTGGTGCGCGGCCACTTCGGCCCGTACGCCCAGGCGTTCCCGGTCTTCAACGGGACCGGCGCCAACGTGGTGGCGCTGCAGGCGCTCACCGACCGCTGGGGCGCGGTGATCTGCGCCTCCTCCGCCCACATCAACGTGGACGAGTGCGGTGCGCCGGAACGGGTCGGCGGGCTGAAGCTGCTCACCATACCCACCGAGGACGGCAAGCTCACCCCCGAGCTGATCGAACGGGAGGCCTGGGGGTGGGACGACGAGCACCGGGCCATGCCGCAGGTCGTCTCCATCACGCAGACCACCGAACTGGGCACCTGCTACACGCCCGAGGAGATCCGCGCGATCTGCGAGCACGCCCACGAGCGCGGGATGAAGGTGCACCTGGACGGGGCCCGGATCGCCAATGCGGCGGCCACCCTGGACGTGCCGATGCGCGCCTTCACCAACGTCGCCGGGGTGGACGTGCTCTCCTACGGCGGCACCAAGAACGGCATGCTCTTCGGCGAGGCCGTGGTGGTGCTCAACCCCGACGCGGTGCGGGCGATGAAGCACCTGCGCAAGCTGTCGATGCAACTGGCGTCCAAGATGCGCTTCGTCTCCGTCCAGCTGGAGGCGCTGCTCGCCAAGGACCTGTGGCTGCGCAACGCCCGGCACGCCAACACCATGGCCAAGCGGCTGGCGGCGGGCGTACGGGCCATCGACGGCGTCGAGGTGAAGTACCCGGTGCAGTCCAACGCGGTCTTCGCCACCCTGCCGCACGACGTCGCCGAGCGGCTCCAGAAGCGGTACCGCTTCTACTTCTGGGACGAACAGGCCGGACTGGTGCGCTGGATGTGCGCCTTCGACACCACCCCGGACGACGTGGACGCCTTCACCGAGGCGATCGCCGAGGAGATGGGCAGGCGGTAA
- a CDS encoding GNAT family N-acetyltransferase, protein METARSPRPAAGLSFRTATDADVPALVALVESAYRGDASRAGWTTEADLLGGQRTDPEGVSAVVNAEDGRMVVAERDGELIACCQLERRRGDVGEPVAYFGMFAVRPGLQGAGVGKAVLAEAERLVAAEWGAREMHMTVIAVREELIAWYERRGYARTGRMAPFPYGDERFGIPRRPDLEFELLVKPLGG, encoded by the coding sequence ATGGAGACCGCCAGGAGTCCCCGGCCCGCCGCCGGACTGAGCTTCCGTACCGCGACCGACGCCGATGTGCCGGCCCTGGTCGCGCTCGTCGAGTCCGCGTACCGGGGGGACGCCAGCCGGGCGGGGTGGACGACCGAGGCGGACCTGCTGGGCGGGCAGCGCACCGACCCCGAGGGCGTGTCCGCGGTGGTGAACGCCGAGGACGGCCGGATGGTGGTGGCCGAGCGGGACGGCGAGCTGATCGCCTGCTGCCAGCTGGAGCGTCGGAGAGGGGACGTGGGGGAGCCGGTGGCGTACTTTGGGATGTTCGCGGTGCGGCCCGGACTCCAGGGGGCGGGCGTGGGCAAGGCCGTCCTGGCCGAGGCGGAGCGCCTCGTGGCGGCCGAGTGGGGCGCCCGGGAGATGCACATGACGGTGATCGCGGTGCGCGAGGAGCTGATCGCCTGGTACGAACGCCGCGGCTACGCCCGGACCGGGCGGATGGCGCCGTTCCCCTACGGCGACGAGCGTTTCGGTATCCCGCGTCGGCCGGACCTGGAGTTCGAACTGCTGGTCAAGCCGCTGGGCGGGTGA
- a CDS encoding glycerophosphodiester phosphodiesterase, with protein sequence MTFLTIGHRGVMGVEPENTLRSFVRAEREGMDVIEMDLHLSKDGALVVMHDAEVDRTTDGSGAIGDHTLAELRELDAGQGERIPVFEEVVDAVRAPLQAEIKDRAAARALAEVISRRDLLGRVEVLSFHDEALAEIRTLLPTVRSALVASRYGLDVIDRARAVGAGALVLNIRRLTLELVERAHDAGLRVIGWTVNTPDHLRLARGLGLDGGTTDYPEIRRAARFTA encoded by the coding sequence TTGACCTTCCTCACCATCGGACACCGCGGAGTGATGGGTGTCGAGCCGGAGAACACCCTGCGGTCCTTCGTCCGCGCCGAGCGCGAGGGCATGGACGTCATCGAGATGGACCTGCACCTGAGCAAGGACGGCGCGCTGGTGGTGATGCACGACGCCGAGGTGGACCGGACCACCGACGGGTCCGGTGCGATCGGCGACCACACCCTCGCCGAGCTGCGGGAACTCGACGCCGGACAGGGCGAGCGGATCCCGGTCTTCGAGGAGGTGGTGGACGCGGTGCGGGCGCCGCTGCAGGCGGAGATCAAGGACCGGGCGGCGGCCCGGGCGCTGGCCGAGGTCATCAGCCGGCGCGACCTGCTGGGCCGGGTGGAGGTGCTCTCCTTCCACGACGAGGCGCTCGCCGAGATCCGCACCCTGCTGCCCACGGTGCGCAGCGCGCTGGTCGCCAGCAGGTACGGGCTGGACGTGATCGACCGGGCCCGGGCGGTGGGCGCGGGCGCGCTGGTGCTCAACATCCGCCGCCTCACCCTGGAGCTGGTCGAGCGGGCGCACGACGCTGGTCTGAGGGTCATCGGCTGGACCGTGAACACCCCCGACCACCTCCGGCTCGCCCGCGGCCTCGGCCTCGACGGCGGAACCACCGACTACCCGGAGATCCGCCGCGCGGCGCGCTTCACGGCCTGA
- a CDS encoding flavin reductase family protein, which produces MLRAVFRRHAAGVAVITAAGERPTGFTATSLTSVSMDPPLLSFGVGTGSSSWPVFATAGYVGVHVLGEHQRELAATFARSGADRFAPPTRWRTGPHGVPLLAGVPAWLVCEVTARIPAGDHRLLIASPVAGDASGAGRPLLYHQGCFNALRD; this is translated from the coding sequence CTGCTGCGCGCGGTCTTCCGCCGGCACGCCGCCGGGGTGGCGGTGATCACGGCGGCCGGTGAGCGGCCCACCGGTTTCACCGCGACCTCGCTGACCTCGGTGTCGATGGATCCGCCGCTGCTCTCCTTCGGGGTGGGCACCGGTTCCTCCAGCTGGCCGGTGTTCGCCACCGCCGGGTACGTCGGGGTGCACGTCCTGGGGGAGCACCAGCGGGAGCTGGCCGCCACCTTCGCGCGCAGCGGTGCCGACCGCTTCGCCCCGCCCACCCGCTGGCGCACCGGCCCGCACGGCGTGCCGCTGCTGGCCGGGGTGCCGGCCTGGCTGGTGTGCGAGGTGACCGCCCGGATACCGGCCGGGGACCACCGGCTGCTGATCGCCTCCCCGGTGGCCGGGGACGCCTCGGGGGCGGGCCGTCCGCTCCTCTACCACCAGGGGTGCTTCAACGCGCTGCGGGACTGA
- a CDS encoding VOC family protein: protein MVHVLSSRVLLRPTDPERSRAFYGETLGLAVHREFGTGPDRGTVYFLGGGFLEVAGRSDTPPAPGLQLWLQVADVRAAHRELVARGARVVREPLQEPWGLVEMWVEDPDGVRLCVVEVPEGHPLRYRPGI, encoded by the coding sequence ATGGTCCACGTACTGAGCAGCCGGGTGCTGCTGCGCCCCACCGATCCGGAGCGGTCCCGCGCCTTCTACGGCGAGACGCTCGGTCTCGCGGTCCACCGGGAGTTCGGCACCGGCCCCGACCGCGGCACCGTCTACTTCCTCGGGGGCGGCTTCCTGGAGGTCGCCGGCCGGTCCGACACCCCGCCCGCGCCCGGCCTCCAGCTGTGGCTGCAGGTCGCCGACGTCCGGGCGGCGCACCGCGAACTGGTTGCGCGGGGCGCCCGGGTGGTCCGGGAACCCCTGCAGGAGCCGTGGGGGCTGGTCGAGATGTGGGTCGAGGACCCGGACGGGGTCCGGCTGTGCGTGGTGGAGGTGCCGGAGGGGCATCCGCTGCGATACCGGCCCGGCATCTGA